The genomic window AAGGTGAAACTCTTGCTGTAATTGGTGAAACGGGCGCTGGTAAAAGTACGCTAGCTAAGTTACTCGCCGGCGCTGATCATGCTGATAGCGGACAAATTTTACTAGAAGGTAATATTATTGAGGACAATGGCATTCGCGATGATCAATGTCGTCATATTCGAATGATTTTTCAAGACTCAGGGGCGTCACTAAATCCAGGATTAACCATTGGCGATATGCTTGATGACTGCCTTTTATATAATACTGAGTTTGATAAGGCGCTGCGCATCGAAAAAATAAATACCACACTGTCTAAAGTTGGATTATTAAGAGATCATCAACATTACTATCCGCATATGTTTAGCGTAGGTCAATTACAGCGTGTAGCACTCGCTCGTGCATTAATTTTGGATCCCAAGGTTGTTGTACTCGACGAAGCAGTATCATCATTAGACCCTTCTATACGTGCGCAGATAGTTAATTTACTACTAAAGTTACAACGTGATACAGGACTGACATATATCATGATCACCCATCACTTGAGTTTAGTGCGCCATATTAGCGACCACGTTGTGGTGCTCGACAAAGGCGAAGTAGTCGAATACGGTGCCACCGAAGTCGTTTTTCAAAACCCGCAGTCAAAAGTAACGCAGCGTTTACTGAGCTGCTAAAAGCAGCTTATAGATTTATACCTTTTTTGTGAGATAACCGTATTTAGATAGGTCTTATTGTTAACTGCATTTAATTAACAAGAGGTATCATGTTTAAAAAAACGTTATTACTTAACCTGAACTCTGGTTAAGGGATTAACTAACGCATTGAATAATGGTGATATTTAAATTTATTTTCTCTAGCCAGAGATTTTCAGTGAAAACAAGGCGAATTTGCGCGTCAATAG from Pseudoalteromonas aliena SW19 includes these protein-coding regions:
- a CDS encoding ATP-binding cassette domain-containing protein, with translation MQPVLKVQALSKTFNVRAGLFNRKKFEVLKNISFCIGKGETLAVIGETGAGKSTLAKLLAGADHADSGQILLEGNIIEDNGIRDDQCRHIRMIFQDSGASLNPGLTIGDMLDDCLLYNTEFDKALRIEKINTTLSKVGLLRDHQHYYPHMFSVGQLQRVALARALILDPKVVVLDEAVSSLDPSIRAQIVNLLLKLQRDTGLTYIMITHHLSLVRHISDHVVVLDKGEVVEYGATEVVFQNPQSKVTQRLLSC